A genomic stretch from Streptomyces sp. QL37 includes:
- a CDS encoding SDR family oxidoreductase: MGTTRDADVLVVGAGPVGLLLAGDLAGSGAGVIVLEQLSAPTAESKASILHARTREIFAARGILDRMGTVPDGGRGHFGGIPLDLREADPEHPYAGQAEYLQSRLEPVLQDWAAERGAVVRRGHRVTALVRQSDGVELETVGPDERPRRLTARYVVGCDGTRSTVRQLAGFDFAGDSATREMLRADVAGIDVPDRRLRRYPRGTATSYRRGDGTTRLMVHARAATPGTGRPGFAEVVAAWAQVTGEDIGSGEPRWLDRFDDTRRQATRYRQGRVLLAGDAAHAQMPVGGQALNLGLQDAAALGPRLAARVSGAADDHVLDDYHRERHAAGARTLTNIQAQSLLLFGGQEVDGARDVFRELLDLAPVRRHLARTISGLDTPYRPPAERRSRSTPSPQESSTMSRLTGKNALVTGSSRGIGRATAVRLAREGALVAVHYASNEAAADETVAQIEREGGRAFPVRAELGVAGDVHELFLGLEQGLKERTGETTLDILVNNAAVTGVDGILPEDVTAEQLDRYYAVNAKAPFLLVQRAVRNMPDGGRIINISSGLTRCAVPEQVAYSMTKGALEQITLHMAKHLAPRGITVNSVAPGITDNGGAVFDIPEIVEQMAQSSAFKRVGEAGDVADVVTFIATDESRWITGAFIDASGGTLLG; encoded by the coding sequence GTGGGCACCACGCGCGACGCGGACGTGCTCGTCGTGGGCGCAGGCCCGGTGGGGCTCCTGCTGGCCGGCGATCTGGCCGGCAGCGGCGCCGGAGTGATCGTGCTGGAGCAGCTCAGCGCCCCGACCGCCGAGTCCAAGGCGTCGATACTGCACGCCCGTACGCGAGAGATCTTCGCCGCCCGCGGCATCCTCGACCGGATGGGCACCGTCCCGGACGGCGGGCGCGGCCACTTCGGGGGCATTCCACTCGATCTGCGGGAGGCGGACCCGGAGCATCCGTACGCCGGACAGGCCGAGTACCTGCAGAGCCGGCTCGAACCCGTACTGCAGGACTGGGCCGCGGAACGGGGCGCCGTGGTGCGCCGCGGGCACCGCGTCACCGCGCTGGTGCGGCAGTCCGACGGGGTGGAGCTGGAGACGGTGGGGCCGGACGAGCGGCCCCGGCGCCTCACGGCACGCTACGTCGTCGGGTGCGACGGTACCCGGAGCACGGTACGGCAGCTCGCCGGCTTCGACTTCGCGGGCGACTCCGCCACCCGGGAGATGCTCCGCGCCGACGTGGCGGGCATCGACGTCCCCGACCGGCGACTGCGCCGGTACCCCCGGGGAACCGCGACCTCCTACCGCCGCGGCGACGGCACCACCCGGCTGATGGTGCACGCACGAGCCGCGACCCCCGGCACGGGCAGGCCCGGATTCGCCGAGGTCGTGGCGGCATGGGCACAGGTGACGGGCGAGGACATCGGCAGCGGGGAGCCGCGCTGGCTCGACAGATTCGACGACACGCGGCGCCAGGCCACCCGTTACCGCCAAGGCCGCGTCCTGCTGGCAGGCGACGCGGCCCACGCGCAGATGCCCGTCGGCGGACAGGCGCTCAACCTGGGACTGCAGGACGCGGCCGCCCTGGGCCCCCGGCTCGCCGCACGGGTGTCGGGCGCCGCCGACGACCACGTACTGGACGACTACCACCGCGAACGCCATGCGGCGGGCGCCCGCACGCTGACCAACATCCAGGCCCAGTCGCTGCTGCTCTTCGGCGGTCAGGAGGTCGACGGGGCACGGGACGTCTTCCGGGAGCTCCTGGACCTCGCCCCCGTCCGCCGGCACCTCGCCCGCACGATCAGCGGCCTGGACACCCCCTACCGCCCTCCGGCCGAGCGCCGGAGCCGGTCCACCCCCTCACCGCAGGAGAGCTCCACCATGAGCAGGCTCACGGGCAAGAACGCACTGGTCACCGGCTCCAGCCGGGGCATCGGGCGGGCCACCGCCGTACGGCTGGCGCGCGAAGGCGCCCTGGTCGCGGTGCACTACGCGAGCAACGAGGCGGCGGCCGACGAGACGGTCGCCCAGATCGAACGGGAAGGCGGCCGCGCCTTCCCCGTACGCGCCGAACTCGGCGTCGCCGGCGACGTCCACGAGCTCTTCCTCGGCCTGGAGCAGGGCCTGAAGGAGAGGACGGGGGAGACCACCCTCGACATCCTCGTCAACAACGCGGCCGTCACCGGAGTGGACGGCATACTCCCCGAGGACGTCACCGCCGAGCAGCTCGACCGTTACTACGCGGTGAACGCGAAGGCTCCGTTCCTCCTCGTTCAGCGGGCGGTCAGGAACATGCCGGACGGCGGCAGGATCATCAACATCTCGTCCGGTCTCACCCGCTGCGCCGTGCCGGAGCAGGTCGCGTACTCGATGACCAAGGGTGCCCTGGAGCAGATCACCCTGCACATGGCCAAACACCTCGCCCCGCGCGGCATCACCGTCAACAGCGTGGCACCGGGAATCACCGACAACGGCGGAGCGGTCTTCGACATCCCCGAGATCGTGGAGCAGATGGCGCAGAGTTCCGCCTTCAAGCGCGTGGGCGAGGCCGGGGACGTCGCGGACGTGGTGACCTTCATCGCCACCGACGAGTCGCGCTGGATCACCGGCGCCTTCATCGACGCGAGCGGCGGGACGCTCCTCGGATGA
- a CDS encoding MFS transporter, whose product MNPKHTSTPPDADADPGSWGARWWTLLFVLSGNMVLDAVEVSVVLVALPSIGADLGLSLLSVQWLMSGFALGFAALLTLGPRVNARFGRRRAYLGAMLVFAAASVAGGFAESEGPLIATRVVKGFCAALTAPTGLAIISTTFQEGPGRRRAVSVYSLFGAVGFTVGVLLSAVALESSWRWTFLFPAPVALLLFFLAMRLIPRDPDPARVPSRGLAPLLRDGWLVRSGLGAATLNGTYAGMLLLVTFLLQERWGWSPWQCALALLPACVPLAVAVPFAGRLVGRFGTARLTAAGALAPVIGCGLCLWRIADGGYWTAVLPMLLLVEAGFVLSFAALNMQATSTVEAADRARAVPLYQTGVQLGGVLTLPLVALLMTVYDGYSAALSLLTAVGTVGFLIALTGLRRDAAVPTRPATPS is encoded by the coding sequence ATGAATCCGAAGCACACGAGCACCCCGCCGGACGCGGACGCCGATCCGGGGAGTTGGGGCGCCCGCTGGTGGACCCTGCTGTTCGTCCTCTCCGGGAACATGGTGCTGGACGCCGTCGAGGTCTCCGTCGTCCTCGTCGCACTCCCTTCCATCGGCGCCGACCTCGGTCTCTCCCTCCTGTCGGTGCAGTGGCTGATGAGCGGCTTCGCGCTCGGGTTCGCCGCGCTGCTCACGCTCGGCCCCCGGGTCAACGCACGTTTCGGAAGAAGGCGTGCGTACCTCGGGGCCATGCTGGTCTTCGCGGCGGCCTCGGTGGCGGGCGGGTTCGCGGAAAGTGAAGGACCGCTGATCGCGACCCGGGTGGTCAAGGGGTTCTGCGCGGCGCTCACCGCGCCCACCGGGCTGGCCATCATCAGCACCACCTTCCAGGAGGGGCCCGGGCGGCGTCGGGCGGTCTCGGTGTACTCCCTGTTCGGCGCGGTCGGATTCACCGTCGGGGTGCTGCTCTCGGCGGTGGCCCTGGAATCCAGCTGGCGCTGGACCTTCCTCTTTCCCGCCCCCGTCGCCCTCCTGCTGTTCTTCCTCGCGATGCGGTTGATTCCGCGGGACCCGGACCCGGCGCGGGTGCCGTCGCGCGGACTCGCGCCGCTCCTCCGCGACGGATGGCTCGTACGCTCGGGGCTGGGCGCCGCGACCCTCAACGGGACCTACGCCGGGATGCTGCTCCTGGTCACCTTCCTCCTGCAGGAGCGGTGGGGCTGGTCCCCCTGGCAGTGCGCCCTCGCGCTGCTGCCCGCCTGCGTGCCACTGGCCGTGGCCGTTCCCTTCGCCGGCCGGCTCGTCGGCAGGTTCGGTACGGCCAGGCTTACAGCGGCGGGGGCCCTCGCTCCGGTCATCGGCTGCGGGCTGTGCCTGTGGAGGATCGCGGACGGCGGCTACTGGACCGCGGTGCTGCCCATGCTCCTCCTGGTCGAAGCCGGGTTCGTCCTCTCGTTCGCCGCACTGAACATGCAGGCCACGTCGACGGTCGAAGCCGCCGACCGGGCCCGCGCCGTCCCGCTCTACCAGACCGGAGTACAGCTCGGCGGTGTGCTGACGCTGCCGCTGGTCGCGCTGCTGATGACGGTGTACGACGGCTACTCCGCCGCGTTGTCCCTGCTCACCGCGGTGGGAACAGTGGGGTTCCTCATCGCGCTCACCGGGCTCCGCCGCGATGCGGCCGTGCCCACCCGTCCCGCCACCCCTTCCTAG
- a CDS encoding acyl-CoA carboxylase subunit epsilon gives MTGPTGPAGPPRQELLRVERGHPDAEELAALTAVLLVRTAAVRDTATVHGPSPAGARWRRPERTPAFANPRAWRRETG, from the coding sequence ATGACTGGACCGACCGGACCGGCAGGACCGCCGCGACAAGAACTCCTGCGGGTGGAGCGGGGGCACCCCGACGCCGAGGAGCTGGCCGCGCTCACCGCTGTGCTGCTCGTCCGCACCGCGGCCGTACGCGACACCGCGACCGTGCACGGCCCGTCCCCTGCCGGCGCCCGCTGGCGCCGACCGGAGCGGACACCGGCCTTCGCGAACCCACGGGCCTGGCGCCGGGAAACCGGCTGA
- a CDS encoding aromatase/cyclase: MTEQEAREVEHEITVRAPAEDVYRLLAEVENWPRLFPPSVYVDYAEKNGNEERIRIWATANGEAKHWTSRRELDPEGRRITFWQEVSAPPVARMSGTWIIEPQGPEQTRVRLLHTYRAIDDDPEGLAWIDRAVDRNSRAELPALKENLELASLSADLTLSFEDTVRIDGSAKDVFAFINEAQLWTERLPHVHDVTLTESTPGVQTLRMDTVAKDGSTHTTESVRVCFPDHRIAYKQTTLPALMKLHTGYWQFSEGDDGVTTATSQHTVTVDVENIAKVLGPAAGVAEARAFLREALGTNSRATLGHAKAFAEARR; the protein is encoded by the coding sequence ATGACCGAGCAGGAAGCCCGCGAAGTCGAGCACGAGATCACCGTCCGAGCACCCGCCGAGGACGTCTACCGTCTCCTCGCCGAGGTGGAGAACTGGCCCAGGCTCTTCCCCCCGTCCGTGTACGTGGACTACGCGGAGAAGAACGGCAACGAGGAGCGCATCCGGATCTGGGCCACCGCCAACGGCGAGGCGAAGCACTGGACCTCACGCCGTGAGCTCGACCCCGAGGGCCGCCGCATCACCTTCTGGCAGGAGGTGTCCGCGCCGCCGGTGGCGCGGATGAGCGGCACCTGGATCATCGAACCGCAGGGCCCCGAGCAGACCCGGGTGCGGCTCCTGCACACCTATCGGGCGATCGATGACGATCCCGAAGGGCTCGCCTGGATCGACCGGGCCGTGGACCGCAACAGCAGGGCAGAACTGCCCGCACTGAAGGAGAACCTGGAGCTCGCCTCGCTCTCCGCCGACCTGACGCTGTCCTTCGAGGACACCGTGCGGATCGACGGATCGGCCAAGGACGTCTTCGCGTTCATCAACGAGGCCCAGCTGTGGACCGAGCGGCTCCCGCACGTGCACGACGTCACACTGACCGAGAGCACTCCGGGCGTCCAGACCCTCCGGATGGACACCGTCGCCAAGGACGGCTCGACCCACACCACGGAATCGGTACGGGTCTGCTTCCCCGACCACCGGATCGCCTACAAGCAGACGACGCTGCCGGCGCTGATGAAACTGCACACCGGCTACTGGCAGTTCAGCGAGGGTGACGACGGTGTCACCACCGCCACTTCCCAGCACACGGTGACGGTCGACGTCGAGAACATCGCGAAGGTCCTCGGTCCCGCCGCCGGAGTGGCGGAGGCTCGCGCGTTCCTGCGCGAGGCGCTCGGGACCAACAGCCGGGCCACTCTGGGGCACGCCAAGGCCTTCGCCGAAGCACGGCGCTGA
- a CDS encoding acyl-CoA carboxylase subunit beta, whose protein sequence is MLDRLSELKGQAWDGPGPQATERQHAKGKLTARERIALLLDKGSFTEVETLRRHRATGFGLEHKRPYTDGVVTGWGTVEGRTVFVYAHDFRIFGGALGEAHAEKIHKLMDMAVSVGAPLVSLNDGAGARIQEGVSALAGYGGIFRRNTRASGMVPQISVMLGPCAGGAAYSPALTDFVFAVRGISQMFITGPDVVKTVTGEDISQDGLGGADVHSGVSGVAHFAYDDEETCLAEVRYLLSLLPSNNRELPPPAATTDPADRRCDALIDLVPADGSRSYDIRAVIEELVDDGEHMEVHSTWAPNLVCALARLDGQVVGIVANQPAAMAGVLDIRASEKGARFVQFCDAFNIPLVTLVDVPGFLPGVEQEHEGIIRRGAKLLYAYCNATVPRISVVLRKAYGGAYIVMDSRSIGADLALAWPGNEIAVMGAEGAANVVFRKEIAAAADPEAVRRRKIDAYRQELAHPYYSAERGLVDDVIDPRDTRSVLINSLAMLRSKDSELPRRKHGNPPQ, encoded by the coding sequence CTGCTGGACAGGCTGTCGGAGCTCAAGGGACAGGCCTGGGACGGCCCCGGCCCGCAGGCCACCGAACGACAGCACGCCAAGGGCAAACTCACGGCGCGCGAGCGCATCGCACTGCTTCTCGACAAGGGCAGCTTCACCGAGGTCGAAACCCTGCGCAGGCACCGGGCGACCGGCTTCGGACTGGAGCACAAGCGGCCGTACACCGACGGTGTGGTGACCGGATGGGGAACGGTCGAGGGCCGGACGGTCTTCGTCTACGCCCACGACTTCCGCATCTTCGGGGGTGCGCTCGGCGAGGCCCACGCGGAGAAGATCCACAAACTGATGGACATGGCCGTCTCCGTGGGCGCACCGCTCGTCTCGCTCAACGACGGGGCGGGCGCCCGGATCCAGGAAGGCGTGTCCGCCCTGGCCGGGTACGGAGGCATCTTCCGCAGGAACACCCGGGCTTCGGGGATGGTCCCGCAGATCAGTGTGATGCTGGGGCCGTGCGCGGGAGGCGCCGCCTACTCGCCGGCCCTCACCGACTTCGTCTTCGCGGTCCGTGGCATCTCGCAGATGTTCATCACAGGCCCTGACGTGGTCAAGACGGTGACCGGCGAGGACATCTCGCAGGACGGCCTCGGCGGCGCCGACGTCCACAGCGGCGTCTCCGGGGTGGCCCACTTCGCCTACGACGACGAGGAGACCTGCCTGGCGGAAGTGCGCTACCTGCTGTCGCTGCTGCCGTCCAACAACCGCGAACTGCCCCCACCCGCCGCCACCACGGACCCGGCAGACCGTCGCTGCGACGCCCTGATCGACCTCGTCCCCGCCGACGGGAGCCGGTCGTACGACATCCGGGCGGTCATCGAGGAACTCGTCGACGACGGCGAGCACATGGAGGTCCATTCCACCTGGGCCCCCAACCTGGTGTGCGCCCTCGCCAGGCTGGACGGCCAGGTGGTGGGCATCGTCGCGAACCAGCCGGCCGCGATGGCGGGGGTGCTGGACATCAGGGCCTCCGAGAAGGGGGCGAGGTTCGTCCAGTTCTGCGACGCGTTCAACATCCCGCTCGTCACTCTCGTCGACGTCCCCGGTTTCCTCCCCGGAGTGGAGCAGGAGCACGAGGGGATCATCCGGCGGGGCGCCAAGCTGCTGTACGCCTACTGCAACGCGACCGTGCCACGGATCTCGGTGGTGCTCCGCAAGGCGTACGGCGGCGCGTACATCGTGATGGACTCCCGCTCGATCGGCGCCGACCTCGCGCTCGCCTGGCCGGGCAACGAGATCGCCGTCATGGGCGCGGAGGGTGCGGCGAACGTGGTCTTCCGGAAGGAGATCGCGGCGGCCGCCGACCCGGAGGCAGTGCGCCGCCGGAAGATCGACGCCTACAGGCAGGAGCTGGCGCACCCGTACTACTCGGCGGAGCGCGGGTTGGTCGACGACGTCATCGACCCCCGGGACACCCGGTCCGTGCTCATCAACTCGCTCGCCATGCTGCGCAGCAAGGACTCCGAGCTGCCGCGCCGCAAACACGGCAACCCCCCACAGTGA
- the fabG gene encoding 3-oxoacyl-ACP reductase FabG encodes MTNDVSRVALVTGATSGIGLAVSRLLAQQGHRVYLCARTQESVTRTVKQLQSEGLSVDGTVADVGSKEDVRHLVESAVARFGAIDVLVNNAGRSGGGVTADIADELWLDVINTNLNSVFYLTREVLTAGGMRKKDRGRIINIASTAGKQGVVLGAPYSASKHGVVGFTKALGNELAPTGITVNAVCPGYVETPMAQRVRAGYAAAYDASEEQIMEKFTAKIPLGRYSTPEEVAGLVGYLASDPAAPITAQALNVCGGLGNF; translated from the coding sequence ATGACGAACGACGTGAGCAGGGTCGCCCTCGTGACCGGAGCGACCAGTGGAATCGGTCTGGCCGTCAGCCGCCTGCTGGCACAGCAGGGACACCGGGTCTACCTGTGCGCGCGCACGCAGGAGTCCGTGACCAGGACCGTCAAGCAGCTCCAGAGCGAGGGACTGTCCGTGGACGGAACCGTCGCCGACGTGGGCTCGAAGGAGGACGTCAGGCACCTCGTGGAGAGCGCCGTGGCCCGTTTCGGGGCCATCGACGTCCTGGTCAACAACGCCGGCCGCAGCGGCGGCGGCGTGACCGCCGACATCGCGGACGAGCTGTGGCTGGACGTGATCAACACCAACCTCAACAGCGTCTTCTACCTCACCCGTGAAGTCCTGACGGCGGGCGGCATGCGGAAGAAGGACCGAGGACGGATCATCAACATCGCTTCCACGGCCGGAAAGCAGGGAGTCGTACTGGGCGCGCCGTACTCCGCCTCGAAGCACGGAGTCGTCGGCTTCACCAAGGCGCTCGGCAACGAGCTCGCGCCGACCGGCATCACCGTCAACGCCGTCTGCCCCGGCTATGTGGAAACCCCCATGGCACAGCGGGTCCGGGCGGGTTATGCCGCCGCGTACGACGCGAGCGAGGAGCAGATCATGGAGAAGTTCACGGCCAAGATCCCGCTCGGCCGCTACTCCACGCCCGAGGAGGTCGCGGGCCTCGTCGGCTATCTGGCCTCCGACCCCGCCGCCCCGATCACCGCGCAGGCACTGAACGTGTGCGGCGGTCTGGGCAACTTCTGA
- a CDS encoding TcmI family type II polyketide cyclase, translating into MPSTLIVARMNIESADEVARIFSEFDDTEMPHLMGTRRRELFSYRGLYFHLQDFDGENGGSRIEEAKAHPRFIKVSEDLKPFIEAYDPATWRSPADAMAQRFYHWNGR; encoded by the coding sequence ATGCCAAGCACTCTGATCGTCGCGCGGATGAACATCGAATCGGCGGACGAAGTCGCCCGGATCTTCTCGGAGTTCGACGACACGGAAATGCCGCACCTGATGGGGACCCGACGCCGGGAGCTGTTCTCCTACCGCGGCCTGTACTTCCACCTCCAGGACTTCGACGGGGAGAACGGCGGGTCGCGGATCGAGGAGGCCAAGGCCCACCCGCGGTTCATCAAGGTCAGTGAGGACCTGAAGCCGTTCATCGAGGCCTACGACCCGGCCACCTGGCGCTCGCCGGCCGACGCCATGGCCCAGCGGTTCTACCATTGGAACGGAAGGTGA
- a CDS encoding ketosynthase chain-length factor: MNVSTVVTGLGIAAPNGLGLEEYWSATLAGRSGIGPVSRFDASSYPARLAGEIDGFVAEDHLPGRLLPQTDRMTQLALVAAGWALDDAGVVPGDLPEYDMGVITASHSGGFEFGQNELRALWSKGGKYVSAYQSFAWFYAVNSGQISIRNGMRGPSGVVVSDQAGGLDALAQARRQIRKGTPLIVSGAVDASICPWGWVAQLASDRLSHGDVPERAYLPFDDSAAGHVAGEGGALLVLEEESHARARDARRIYGRIAGHAATFDPPRDSGRAPAVQTVIDQALADAAVTAEEVDVVFADAAGLPGLDRVEAEAISKVFGPRGVPVTAPKTMTGRLYSGSAPLDVATACLSIRDAVIPPTVHTSPSGRYDIDLVTGAPREATVRYALVIARGYGGFNSAVVVGAPHG; encoded by the coding sequence ATGAACGTCAGCACAGTGGTGACGGGCCTGGGAATCGCCGCGCCCAACGGGCTGGGCCTGGAGGAGTACTGGTCCGCCACCCTCGCGGGCCGCAGCGGCATCGGCCCGGTGTCACGCTTCGACGCCTCCTCCTACCCGGCCCGGCTCGCGGGCGAGATCGACGGCTTCGTCGCCGAGGACCATCTGCCGGGGCGGCTCCTGCCCCAGACCGACCGGATGACACAACTCGCCCTGGTGGCCGCCGGATGGGCGCTGGACGACGCGGGCGTCGTGCCCGGCGATCTCCCCGAGTACGACATGGGTGTGATCACCGCCAGCCACTCCGGCGGATTCGAGTTCGGCCAGAACGAACTCAGGGCGCTGTGGAGCAAGGGCGGCAAGTACGTGAGCGCCTACCAGTCCTTCGCCTGGTTCTACGCGGTCAACAGCGGCCAGATATCCATCCGCAACGGCATGCGGGGGCCGAGCGGTGTCGTCGTCAGCGACCAGGCGGGCGGCCTCGACGCACTCGCCCAGGCCCGGCGGCAGATCCGCAAGGGCACACCGCTGATCGTCTCCGGCGCCGTCGACGCGTCCATCTGCCCCTGGGGGTGGGTGGCCCAGCTCGCGAGCGACCGGCTCAGCCACGGCGACGTACCCGAGCGCGCCTACCTGCCCTTCGACGACTCCGCGGCCGGGCACGTGGCCGGCGAGGGTGGAGCCCTGCTCGTCCTGGAGGAGGAGAGCCACGCCCGCGCCCGGGACGCTCGGCGGATCTACGGCCGGATCGCGGGCCACGCCGCCACCTTCGACCCGCCGCGGGACAGCGGGCGGGCCCCCGCCGTGCAGACGGTGATCGATCAGGCGCTGGCGGACGCCGCCGTCACCGCGGAGGAGGTGGACGTGGTCTTCGCGGACGCCGCCGGCCTGCCCGGCCTCGACCGGGTGGAGGCCGAGGCGATCTCCAAGGTGTTCGGCCCGCGAGGGGTGCCGGTGACGGCTCCCAAGACCATGACCGGGCGGCTCTACTCGGGGTCGGCGCCGCTGGACGTGGCGACCGCCTGCCTCAGCATCCGGGACGCGGTGATTCCGCCCACCGTGCACACCTCGCCCTCGGGCCGGTACGACATCGACCTGGTGACCGGCGCCCCACGCGAGGCGACCGTGCGGTACGCGCTCGTGATCGCCCGCGGATACGGCGGCTTCAACTCGGCGGTCGTCGTCGGCGCACCGCACGGCTGA
- a CDS encoding acyl carrier protein, with the protein MPEQTVFTVDALKQILRDGAGADESAALDGDILDTSFDALGYESLALLETASRIERAYDISLDEEAFGEAVTPRALIDLVNSHLPVEQSA; encoded by the coding sequence ATGCCCGAACAGACCGTCTTCACCGTGGACGCGCTCAAGCAGATCCTGCGCGACGGAGCAGGAGCGGACGAGAGTGCCGCCCTCGACGGCGACATCCTCGACACCTCCTTCGACGCGCTGGGCTACGAGTCCCTCGCACTGCTCGAAACGGCCAGCCGCATCGAGCGGGCGTACGACATCAGCCTGGACGAGGAGGCGTTCGGCGAGGCGGTCACGCCCCGCGCGCTGATCGATCTCGTCAACTCACACCTGCCGGTCGAGCAGTCCGCCTGA
- a CDS encoding SDR family oxidoreductase, translating to MTTQPAPHIPSGTRVALVTGANKGIGRAVAGQLGALGMRVYLGARDDERGRAAERDLRAEDLDVRFVRLDVTDETSVTLAAKHIGEESGRLDVLVNNAGTGAPVGAPSETAVQDVRSTFETNVFGTIAVTNAMIPLLRRSEAGRIVNVSSVLGSLTHAAAREDPSGVFPPGVFPAVLDYNTSKAALNAITVTYANELRDEGILVNAVSPGFVATDINGHRGHLTTEQGARLPVRMATLGADGPTATFVGEDGTPAGQRLAW from the coding sequence GTGACCACCCAGCCCGCTCCGCACATCCCGTCCGGCACCCGCGTGGCACTCGTGACCGGTGCCAACAAAGGCATCGGTCGGGCCGTCGCCGGACAACTCGGCGCGCTCGGCATGCGCGTCTACCTGGGCGCCCGCGACGACGAACGCGGGCGCGCCGCCGAGAGGGACCTGCGCGCCGAGGACCTCGACGTCCGCTTCGTCAGGCTCGACGTCACGGACGAGACCTCCGTGACCCTTGCCGCCAAGCACATCGGCGAGGAATCGGGCCGCCTGGACGTGCTGGTCAACAACGCCGGCACCGGCGCCCCCGTGGGTGCCCCCAGCGAGACGGCGGTGCAGGACGTGCGCAGCACGTTCGAGACGAACGTCTTCGGCACCATCGCGGTGACGAACGCGATGATCCCGCTGCTGCGCCGCTCGGAGGCCGGACGCATCGTGAACGTCAGCAGCGTCCTGGGCTCCCTCACCCACGCCGCGGCACGGGAGGACCCGTCGGGTGTCTTCCCGCCGGGCGTCTTCCCCGCGGTGCTCGACTACAACACCTCCAAGGCCGCCCTGAACGCCATCACCGTGACGTACGCGAACGAGCTGCGCGACGAGGGAATCCTGGTGAACGCGGTGTCCCCCGGGTTCGTCGCCACCGACATCAACGGCCACCGCGGACACCTCACCACGGAGCAGGGAGCCCGCCTTCCCGTACGGATGGCGACCCTTGGCGCGGACGGGCCGACCGCCACCTTCGTCGGTGAGGACGGCACGCCGGCCGGACAGCGGCTGGCCTGGTGA
- a CDS encoding beta-ketoacyl-[acyl-carrier-protein] synthase family protein has protein sequence MSAQRGRRVVITGIGVTAPGGSGTKGFWQLLTDGRTATRRISLFDSSAFRSQIAAEVDFDAEALGLRPQEIRRMDRAAQFAVTTAREAAVDSGLEFAAVDPARTGVSLGTAVGATMGLDEEYRTVSDGGRLELVDHAYAVPHLYSYMVPSSFAAEVAWSVGAEGPVTVVSTGCTSGLDAVGHAADIIREGSADVMIAGAAEAPISPITVACFDAIKATTPRNDDPEHASRPFDASRNGFVLGEGSAVFVLEELESARRRGAHVYAEIAGYATRSNAFHMTGLRPDGAEMAEAIRVAMAEARVNAEDIDYINAHGSGTKQNDRHETAAFKRSLGEAAYRVPISSIKSMIGHSLGAVGSIELAASALAMEHHAVPPTANLHTADPECDLDYTPLVAREQRTDTVLSVGSGFGGFQSAVVLARPDRSQR, from the coding sequence GTGAGCGCGCAGCGGGGCCGGCGGGTCGTCATCACCGGTATCGGTGTCACCGCCCCCGGCGGCTCCGGAACCAAGGGCTTCTGGCAGCTGCTCACCGACGGCCGGACGGCCACCCGCCGGATCTCCCTCTTCGACTCCTCGGCGTTCCGCTCCCAGATCGCCGCCGAGGTGGACTTCGACGCGGAGGCACTCGGGCTGCGCCCGCAGGAGATCCGCCGGATGGACCGCGCGGCACAGTTCGCCGTGACGACCGCCCGCGAGGCCGCGGTGGACAGCGGGCTTGAGTTCGCCGCCGTCGACCCGGCCCGTACGGGAGTCTCCCTCGGCACCGCGGTCGGCGCGACGATGGGCCTGGACGAGGAGTACCGCACCGTCAGCGACGGCGGCCGCCTCGAACTCGTCGACCACGCCTACGCCGTACCGCACCTCTACAGCTACATGGTCCCCAGCTCGTTCGCCGCCGAGGTGGCCTGGTCCGTCGGCGCCGAGGGGCCGGTCACCGTGGTCTCCACCGGCTGCACCTCCGGGCTCGACGCGGTCGGCCACGCGGCGGACATCATCAGGGAGGGCTCCGCCGACGTCATGATCGCCGGCGCCGCCGAAGCACCGATCTCCCCGATCACGGTCGCCTGCTTCGACGCGATCAAGGCCACGACGCCCCGCAACGACGACCCCGAGCACGCCTCGCGGCCCTTCGACGCGAGCCGCAACGGCTTCGTCCTCGGTGAGGGGTCCGCCGTGTTCGTACTGGAGGAACTGGAGAGCGCCCGGCGCCGGGGCGCCCATGTGTACGCCGAGATCGCCGGCTACGCGACCCGTTCCAACGCCTTCCACATGACCGGCCTGCGCCCCGACGGCGCGGAGATGGCCGAGGCCATCCGGGTGGCCATGGCGGAGGCACGGGTGAACGCCGAGGACATCGACTACATCAACGCGCACGGATCCGGGACCAAGCAGAACGACCGGCACGAGACGGCGGCGTTCAAGCGGAGCCTGGGCGAGGCCGCGTACCGGGTGCCCATCAGCTCCATCAAGTCCATGATCGGCCACTCGCTCGGCGCGGTCGGCTCCATCGAGCTGGCCGCCTCCGCGCTGGCCATGGAGCATCACGCGGTGCCGCCCACGGCCAATCTGCACACCGCGGACCCGGAGTGCGACCTCGACTACACGCCGCTGGTCGCCCGCGAGCAGCGGACCGACACCGTGCTGTCGGTCGGCAGCGGATTCGGCGGGTTCCAGAGCGCGGTGGTGCTCGCCCGGCCCGACAGGAGTCAGCGATGA